The Hevea brasiliensis isolate MT/VB/25A 57/8 chromosome 9, ASM3005281v1, whole genome shotgun sequence nucleotide sequence GTTCTTATCTCACTCAACATTGAATGATCTCCAATTCAGATAGAGAAGGTAGAAATCCTCAATTTTGCAAGTAAATGAGATGTAGAACGACAAAGAAAATAAGAACACACAATGGAAAAAACAATGCTATCAAATTTATATAATTCTAAATTTTCAAATTACAAAGCTCCCTTCATAAGACTCGTATAGAGAAATAATTCTAATCCTAATAAGAAAGCCAAATACCAAAAATTACCCAAATAAGTAAAATacccaaatataaattatttcccAAATTTCTTCATAAAATACATAGACCTAAAATCTCTAGTATAAGGTCCCACATTACTATGTAGATATGAAGCCAAAGGATCAGAAAAATGAATTATTATCAGGTAGGATAGAAGCACATGCTTTTCACTACCATAGCCTGAGACCCACAATCCTTGTAAGTTATGAAGGATGTGCTCCTCTCCTATCTAATAATATTTGCATAAATAATGTTGTTGAAGTATTCAAAAGCACAAACTGGGCTTGAAcaacataaaaagaaaaaaagaaaaaaatctgaCCTTGAACATGCCAAATACGGCTTCACTCCAACTAGCTTTTAGTAGTTTACGGTATTTATTAGGATTGAGAAGCCATATAAAATCCACACCACATATGTTCCCACGATGATTTCGGTGGCTAACCCACTGTAAGCCAAATAGGGAAGCaattagaaataaatatgcatgcaCACATATATATAAAACAAGATATTCTtacaacagaaaaaaaaaatagtataaatTTGAAAATAAGGACCTTGTGAGCATCTGCATCAGTGTACTGATGAGCAGTATCATATGATGATACAAAACCTTGTGACCTGAGGAACTTGTAAACATGCCCACTTTTGCTTCCATTCCAGTCGCTGAGGAAATGCGCAACATAGGAAAAAAGCAGTTGAGTGCAGTTGTGTGAAGACAAGCATCTAAAATTGGGTTTCACTTTTAAATAATGCATTGAATCTAGCAAAGATAAAAGGGCAGACTTATAAATTTACCCGCAGAGTATAATTGGCATTGGGTTAAGGTTGCATTCTTTCTGATAAGATTCCACATATTGCAGGATTTTATATACCTATTTAGAAGAATTGAAATACACAGGTCAAAAACTAATTACGGGGATATAGCAAAGCGTCAAAAAAGTGAAAAAACGTAATCACCTGATGCAACCGTACTAGACATAAACTTGAATCGTGAGGAAATAACAAATGGGTGTTCACAATGAGAATTTCTTGGCAAGTATCATTGTAGTTTAGGCATTGTGAAAAGGGGGCTGCTAATTCTACATGTAACAACTGAGCAACACGGTCTCCACAATCATTGAAGAGCAATTCTCGATAATTAATAACTCTGAAATAGTCCTTCCGCACAGCAGTCAGCAGTCCTAAGGAATAGAGAAAAATAACATGGTAAGTTCAACAAAAGCCtcgaaaataaaaattgaatttcatTGTTTTTTCCTATATATGCATACATATATGAAACTAGCAACTCCACAGTCCTTTTTTCAATAAGTCTTGAAAAAGAGGAGGAAACAAGGCAATTAGTTGCGCATATTGTTAGCTTAAAGACTACAAAAATCAAAGTCATAATGAGAAAGGTGAACCCACTGCTTCAAGAGTCCTAGCCAGCCGAGCCAGGTTAAAAAAAATGCTTTGCAGAATACTAGATAAAAATGGAAATAAGAGTTTCTATCCAATGCTACAATATTCTCAGGAAAAGAACTGAGGAAAAGGGCAGGAAGAAAAATTTCGTACCTTTTTtggaaaatattgaaaatttcttCTCCAGATTagtaaataaaagaaagaagGGAGGTTTCTATGATACTCATGTATAtactttatttaaatttaaacccTCTGTACCTTCTATTTCTAAAATTACCGTTAGGCAATGAGATTTAAAAGAAAGCAAAACATCCAAAAAagcaaataaaacaaaaaaattcgATCGCTTATATGTCAAGaagagattaaaaaaaattaaaaggaggAAAAAAGATGGCGAAAAGAAGAGTACCATCACCGCGGTTGTTGGTGCGCGCAAGCTGGAAATTGACATAACCAGCGTCACCCAGTCTCTTCTCGTACATGTTCACCAGCTCTTCGTTCCCCAACCAGAATTCCTTTGTCATCCCCGCCAAAAAGGAATAAACAACAATAAAGAAATAATAATGATTGAACGATAGTAAAGGATTTGAATTGATAAAGCCCAGAAAAACCTGGAGACAAATGATGGAAGATCTCTCGTGCAACAAGGAATCCAAAATCCGGTTGTTTCTGGCAAGCCAATAGGCTCTGCAATCGCTTTCACGGGAATTTTGATTGTTGTCAAGGTTGAGGCGCTTGTATATCGGGGCTAAGATGTTGAAGGTGGTACAGGTAATGCAGGGCTGTTGCCGATGGTCCCTCATCGACATTGACGACGCTATCGCATAACTCCCTATTTTCGATATCCTTCCCTTGGTCTttattttccttccctttcccattTTGAAGAAAAACAACGAAATGAGTTCCTTATTTGGATTGGTTTGATTGATTTTGGTATAAAAATTAGAaagattagaagagaaaaatgGCCGGGTTCAAGAACGGGTGGTTGAGAAAGGAAATTTGGGATGTGTTGGAAGAATGAGAATGGTGGCTTTGTGAACCGGCGGAGGAGAGCTAATTACCGACAGTCACAATAGAATCAGCGGCCGTCTTCTAGCACACAAAAAGGGCCAAAGACAATAAGAATAAAGGAGACCTCCAACACCACAAGCACCACCTCGACGTCCACCAACTCCCAAAAACTCCTCGTGTATTTTGAAACAAGCGCAACCTCATTCTGTTGTCTCTATTTACGTTGCTGCTTTTTATATACTATGTTTatgttcctctctctctctctctctctctctctctctccccttccttttctctctttctccccctTTAGTTTCtttacattatttttatttaattgaataaTCGATCAAATTTTTCAATAGAGCAGCTAGCTATCCATTGATTGAGAGTTTCattattagaaaattattagCTGTGtttggcatatatatatatatatatatatatatattaatttttataattatataaaatttattttttatattataaaaaaatatttattttcgtGTAAAAGGTAAATCTTTCTCACTGTAAAAGTTGGATTTAACTTTTTCTTTTCAAATTgtcattcatttatatatataatccATAAATAAAGTGCTCAAACAAGatgattattaaatataataaatttaaattaggaAATTAATTTTAGTAACACTGATTTTAAGTTCATTAATATAATCATTTAATATTAAACCTTATATGAgcgaattataaataattaaaaatatttttatataaaaaatttttaagtcaaaaatataatatattaaactagcaatagaaaaaataaacatattaacaattg carries:
- the LOC110656427 gene encoding uncharacterized calcium-binding protein At1g02270, coding for MGKGRKIKTKGRISKIGSYAIASSMSMRDHRQQPCITCTTFNILAPIYKRLNLDNNQNSRESDCRAYWLARNNRILDSLLHERSSIICLQEFWLGNEELVNMYEKRLGDAGYVNFQLARTNNRGDGLLTAVRKDYFRVINYRELLFNDCGDRVAQLLHVELAAPFSQCLNYNDTCQEILIVNTHLLFPHDSSLCLVRLHQVYKILQYVESYQKECNLNPMPIILCGDWNGSKSGHVYKFLRSQGFVSSYDTAHQYTDADAHKWVSHRNHRGNICGVDFIWLLNPNKYRKLLKASWSEAVFGMFKYLLRRASLTEEDAFAFLKADNDGDCITYYGFCEALRQLNLTGHCHGLSVEETKDLWVQADIDGNGLLDYKEFQHGIWNPESVEQNDENNNEDQNDFPKDGQEQTIGFSVENAVLFPPEVEKGRWPENYFLSDHARLTVVFSPITMPCSQAIS